The following proteins are encoded in a genomic region of Cricetulus griseus strain 17A/GY chromosome 7, alternate assembly CriGri-PICRH-1.0, whole genome shotgun sequence:
- the LOC100764404 gene encoding olfactory receptor 1D2 has translation MDGGNQSRDSEFLLLGLSEVPEHQHILFWTFLPMYLVTVVGNGLIILAISSDSHLHTPMYFFLANLSFTDLFFVTNTIPKMLVNLQAQNKAISYTGCLTQLYFLVSLVALDNLILSVMAYDRYVAICRPLHYATAMSPKLCISLLILCWALSILYGLIHTILMTKVTFCGSRKIHYIFCEMYVLLRLACSDTHINHMVLIITGCFIFLVPFGFMIISYIWIVRAILRIPSTSSKYKAFSTCASHLAVVSLFYGTLCMVYLQPLHTYSMKDSVATVMYAVVTPMMNPFIYSLRNKDMHGALGRLLRKPFQKLT, from the coding sequence ATGGATGGAGGCAACCAGAGCAGGGACTCTGAGTTCCTACTCCTGGGGCTCTCAGAGGTTCCCGAGCATCAGCACATCCTGTTTTGGACTTTCCTGCCCATGTACCTGGTCACAGTAGTGGGGAATGGGCTCATCATCCTGGCCATCAGCTCTGACTCACACTTGCACACTCCCATGTATTTCTTCCTGGCCAACCTCTCCTTCACTGATCTCTTCTTTGTCACCAACACAATCCCCAAGATGCTGGTGAACCTTCAGGCCCAGAACAAAGCCATCTCCTACACAGGATGCCTGACTCAACTCTACTTCCTGGTGTCTTTGGTAGCCTTGGACAACCTCATCCTGTCTGTAATGGCATATGACCGTTATGTGGCCATCTGTCGTCCCCTCCATTATGCTACAGCCATGAGCCCTAAGCTTTGTATTTCGCTCCTCATCTTGTGCTGGGCACTATCTATCCTCTATGGCCTCATCCATACCATCCTCATGACCAAAGTAACCTTCTGTGGGTCTCGGAAAATCCACTACATCTTCTGTGAAATGTACGTCCTGCTCAGGCTTGCATGCTCTGACACACACATCAACCACATGGTGTTGATCATCACGGGATGCTTCATCTTCCTCGTTCCTTTTGGATTTATGATCATATCCTATATATGGATTGTGAGAGCTATCCTCAGAATTCCCTCAACTTCTAGCAAGTACAAAGCCTTTTCTACCTGTGCATCCCACTTGGCTGTGGTGTCTCTCTTCTATGGGACACTTTGCATGGTGTATCTGCAGCCCCTGCACACCTACTCCATGAAGGACTCAGTAGCCACAGTGATGTATGCAGTTGTGACACCCATGATGAACCCTTTCATCTACAGCTTGAGGAACAAGGACATGCATGGGGCTCTGGGAAGACTTCTAAGGAAGCCGTTTCAGAAGTTAACATGA